A genome region from Lytechinus pictus isolate F3 Inbred chromosome 16, Lp3.0, whole genome shotgun sequence includes the following:
- the LOC129279544 gene encoding retinoschisin-like isoform X1 yields the protein MKITTYIIHRTLGGTTNRMGEAILYTIVLLNQLISPLAKDITYGRDVHALGLESGLIPDSSLTASSEWNADHSARRARLNLLRVNLLRGAWSAKENKLGEWIQVDLSVTYLIVGVAIQGRDDIDQWVTSFKVNCSLDGVSFDTVQDPNTNPASEKVFTGNSDRYTVVNNTLPVPQVCRYVRLVPQTWHQHISLRMEIYGLIPSGFQRSTVFRLISNDQILTDTHASYQSVTSLIRCGQLCLQDKSCNCFTYIHHNRACFLGQRSTTNARNGASTYVI from the exons atgaaaatTACGACCTACATCATTCATAGGACATTAGGAGGCACAACGAACAGG ATGGGAGAAGCTATCCTTTATACCATTGTACTCCTTAATCAACTAATATCTCCTTTGGCTAAAGACATAACATACGGAAGGG ATGTTCATGCTTTGGGTCTTGAGAGTGGATTGATTCCTGATTCTAGCCTTACAGCATCCAGTGAATGGAACGCTGATCATTCAGCAAGAAGAGCAAGATTAAATCTTTTAAGAGTTAATCTATTGCGTGGAGCCTGGTcagcaaaagaaaataaactcGGCGAGTGGATACAG GTTGATCTTTCAGTTACATATCTGATCGTTGGAGTAGCAATCCAGGGTCGGGATGATATTGACCAGTGGGTAACTAGCTTCAAGGTTAATTGCAGTCTTGACGGAGTTTCTTTTGATACAGTTCAAGACCCCAACACCAACCCAGCTTctgaaaaa GTGTTCACAGGTAATAGCGACCGTTACACAGTGGTTAACAACACCTTACCCGTTCCACAGGTGTGTCGATACGTACGTCTTGTACCTCAGACGTGGCATCAGCATATCAGTCTACGAATGGAAATATATGGTTTAATTCCTAGTG GCTTTCAGCGATCCACTGTTTTCAGACTTATTTCAAATGACCAGATTCTCACTGATACACACGCATCATATCAATCCGTGACGTCACTCATTAGATGTGGTCAACTTTGTCTTCAAGATAAATCGTGCAACTGTTTTACATACATCCACCACAATAGGGCATGCTTTCTGGGACAACGATCTACCACAAATGCACGCAATGGGGCGTCAACTTACGtcatatag
- the LOC129279544 gene encoding retinoschisin-like isoform X2, whose translation MGEAILYTIVLLNQLISPLAKDITYGRDVHALGLESGLIPDSSLTASSEWNADHSARRARLNLLRVNLLRGAWSAKENKLGEWIQVDLSVTYLIVGVAIQGRDDIDQWVTSFKVNCSLDGVSFDTVQDPNTNPASEKVFTGNSDRYTVVNNTLPVPQVCRYVRLVPQTWHQHISLRMEIYGLIPSGFQRSTVFRLISNDQILTDTHASYQSVTSLIRCGQLCLQDKSCNCFTYIHHNRACFLGQRSTTNARNGASTYVI comes from the exons ATGGGAGAAGCTATCCTTTATACCATTGTACTCCTTAATCAACTAATATCTCCTTTGGCTAAAGACATAACATACGGAAGGG ATGTTCATGCTTTGGGTCTTGAGAGTGGATTGATTCCTGATTCTAGCCTTACAGCATCCAGTGAATGGAACGCTGATCATTCAGCAAGAAGAGCAAGATTAAATCTTTTAAGAGTTAATCTATTGCGTGGAGCCTGGTcagcaaaagaaaataaactcGGCGAGTGGATACAG GTTGATCTTTCAGTTACATATCTGATCGTTGGAGTAGCAATCCAGGGTCGGGATGATATTGACCAGTGGGTAACTAGCTTCAAGGTTAATTGCAGTCTTGACGGAGTTTCTTTTGATACAGTTCAAGACCCCAACACCAACCCAGCTTctgaaaaa GTGTTCACAGGTAATAGCGACCGTTACACAGTGGTTAACAACACCTTACCCGTTCCACAGGTGTGTCGATACGTACGTCTTGTACCTCAGACGTGGCATCAGCATATCAGTCTACGAATGGAAATATATGGTTTAATTCCTAGTG GCTTTCAGCGATCCACTGTTTTCAGACTTATTTCAAATGACCAGATTCTCACTGATACACACGCATCATATCAATCCGTGACGTCACTCATTAGATGTGGTCAACTTTGTCTTCAAGATAAATCGTGCAACTGTTTTACATACATCCACCACAATAGGGCATGCTTTCTGGGACAACGATCTACCACAAATGCACGCAATGGGGCGTCAACTTACGtcatatag